Part of the Mya arenaria isolate MELC-2E11 chromosome 8, ASM2691426v1 genome, TTGAAGTGTAATCTTCACaagaataatttaatttattctaAACGAAGTACAATAACTAACCTCTCCTTCTGTGCAGGTCTGTGTGATGGTGCTGGGTGCGCGGACATATGTGTCGTCATCGGCGGCATGCCCACCTGTGCCTGTAGAGAGGGTTTCAAGCTCAATACCGACAAGAAAACGTGCCAGGGTAAGTTAAGGAAGTTGACAAGTTTTTTGTCGctattgaaatgtaaatttatatgtATCGGCTTAACgattaaatgtaatataattgtttttaaaagccATTATCCTAGCTTAAAATAATagtatacataaaaaatatttcttaattttattataattttattctgtaacttacaacatttatttcaacatcAGACAGGGTTTCTGAATTGCTTATAAGGTTATTTTTTCGTCCTGGATGGATtcttttttcaacaataaatgttccAGGACCCCTTAAGTCCCCTGttcatctttctttttttttcagagGACGCTGGGCTTTATCATCGCGCCATCGTGATAAATACCGGCCGGAAGTTGTGCCTGGTCGACATTCGGGCCATCAGCAACAGGGGGAACTACTCTGCCTCATGTTTTTACGAGTTGCCTGCCTCGGAGCCGGACAATATCACGTTAATGGAGCTGAATATGCACGAGAGACACGTATACTTCGTCATAGGTACCTTCATGTACAGGTAAGGACTTTGAAAGGGGAGTTTTTAGTTGCTCctattgttcaaactttcaatATACATTCTGTCAAAGTCCACGCAGTGTTACTTTCCTTACCGTGCAGTAATCACTACTACTATGCAGATCACGTGACCATATATCATATCGATTAAGTTTGTAAATgatctttaatttttaaatacgTGTTTGTATTTTAACCTCAATGCACCATGAACTAttgaaaattgatgtaaaaaggCTATCAAAAAAGAGAGaagatataaacatttaaaaaatagtttatatagtGTATACTTAAGACTGCACTCCAGCTAAACTCGCTCATGGTGGCAGAGATCTATTCTGCTTGTCAGGCGAGAGCGTAcggtgtgtgtataccacgtgaaaaATTGCGACGtaaatgcttcgtcggaaggcaataatttgaatcgaatgaagacttcaaacaaagataactaaTATTTCACCACCACTTTACATAAAATATAGCACAGTCCACGCCGCTTatagagccccgccttcggtcttttaccagagtttgattgaggttttagtttcttaaaacacttcacaAATCCGctgcctgatggagcactgtcaaagcGTTAATTAAGAAACAGTTTGTCGAactgttttagaaaacaaatcaccttatcaaacttaggtaataaaacgaaggcggggatatttaagcgacatagactgcctttgtttcatttaaaatggtgaagaaaaataaaggTTGTCTTtgttcaaagcaaaatattgcctttcgacATGTCATTTATGACGTTATTATGACGAAGTTTACACTGGCGTAGGAGATGGACATTTTGATTAACCTTAGCCACCAAGTTATTGGTATCGAATGATGACTGTATGTTTTTGAAACGTAAGATTGTAATTTAACCGAATATGGATAATATACTTTTTCAGGGTCGCGATCGACGCCGCATCAACGCAGTCGCGATACTTGCTAATCGAGTCGTCTTATAACATCACAGGTATGACAATTGAACAATACGTTGGACGAACTTCATCGTGGCTTACATGATAAGCATAAGTGTATGAGTACACTATATGAATAATCAGTAACACAACTGACTGTCGTCCGACTACATGTGTTACAACAGTTCAGGCGTACGTACGACCACACTTGGTGTTTTGTACAGCTCTGACATACAATAAATTATACGTATATTACAGCGGTGCAATATGCATATTCTTTGCGCATATTACAGCTTTGTCATACGACTATAGCTCTTTCGTAAGACTTCTACATATGGGAAGTATAGCTTTGACTAAACTAAATAAGAAGTCAATATGTTTCTTTGTCCAATGATAAGGCTGTATTTTTCAAAGTTgccaattcatttttttctaataaatcAGCCATCAGCCGTAattgattttaaagctgcactctcacagatttaccgttttaacatttttttttgtcttagaaagagcaaattattgcgtaaatatctgcaaacgaatgatataagattgctgacaaaagatcagatcgcagattttcatatttccgttcgaaaattaatgttttatggcttaaaccgttactaacgctttaagaaaaatacataaaacatcaatttttgaacatgaatataaaaatctgcagtcttattttttgtcagcagtcttatataactggtttccatgaattttcgcaaaaattggctcgttccaagacaaaaaataaaaaagttctcaaaacgttcaatctgtgagagtgcagctttaaacagtgTTTTACCCATTTAGTGGGAAGTTTATGAATAGCACTAAATAAGTTATAtgttgttagtttgtttttacaaacaatGGGTTGATGTAGCTTTGTGAGaacatactaacaatctttCATCATTACTTAATAGTTCAATTCTGTCGTACGCCTTACACTATATGATTATTAAAGCTGTATCGAGCGACAACTCTTCATGCATATTAAAGCTCTTTCGTAAGATTTCAGTATATGTATAGAATAAGTATGACGCACGACTACactatatcattattaaagttatttgtaCGACTAAATTATGTGTGTACTCactatattgtaaatatatgtagaaATGAACTATGTGTCTATCACAGCTCTGGCGCACGACTACTGTTTTGGGACAACACAGTATCTGTATTACGAGTatgtaatgggtatattacagcTCAGGCGTACGACTGCAGTGTTTGAATAGTACAGTCACTGTCGTTCCAGTatgtaatgggtatattacagcTCAGGCGTACGACTGCAGTGTTTGAATAGTACAGTCACTGTCGTTCCAGTatgtaatgggtatattacagcTCAGGCGTACGACTGCAGTGTTTGAATAGTACAGTCACTGTCGTTCCAGTATGTAATGGGTATATTAAAGCTCAGGCGTACGACTGCAGTGTTTGAATAGTACAGTCACTGTCGTTCCAGTatgtaatgggtatattacagcTCAGGCGTACGACTGCAGTGTTTGAATAGTACAGTCACTGTCGTTCCAGTatgtaatgggtatattacagcTCAGGCGTACGACTGCAGTGTTGAATAGTACAGTCACTGTCGTTCCAGTATGTAATGTGTATATTACAGCTCAGGCGTACGACTACAGTGTTTGAATAGTACAGTCACTGTCGTTCCAGTATGTAATGTGTATATTACAGCTCAGGCGTACGACTGCAGTGTTTGAATAGTACAGTCACTGTCGTTCCAGTatgtaatgggtatattacagcTCAGGCGTACGACTGCAGTGTTTGAATAGTACAGTCACTGTCGTTCCAGTatgtaatgggtatattacagcTCAGGCGTACGACTGCAGTGTTTGAATAGTACAGTCACTGTCGTTCCAGTatgtaatgggtatattacagcTCAGGCGTACGACTACAATGTTTGAATAGTACAGTCACTGTCGTTCCAGTATGTAATGGGTATATTAAAGCTCAGGCGTACGACTGCAGTGTTTGAATAGTACAGTCACTGTCGTTCCAGTatgtaatgggtatattacagcTCAGGCGTACGACTGCAGTGTTTGAATAGTACAGTCACTGTCGTTCCAGTATGTAATGGGTATATTAAAGCTCAGGCGTACGACTGCAGTGTTTGAATAGTACAGTCACTGTCGTTCCAGTATGTAATGGGTATATTAAAGCTCAGGCGTACGACTGCAGTGTTTGAATAGTACAGTCACTGTCGTTCCAGTATGTAATGGGTATATTAAAGCTCAGGCGTACGACTGCAGTGTTTGAATAGTACAGTCACTGTCGTTCCAGTatgtaatgggtatattacagcTCAGGCGTACGACTTCAGTGTTTGAATAGTACAGTCACTGTCGTTCCAGTatgtaatgggtatattacagcTCAGGCGTACGACTGCAGTGTTTGAATAGTACAGTCACTGTCGTTCCAGTatgtaatgggtatattacagcTCAGGCGTACGACTGCAGTGTTTGAATAGTACAGTCACTGTCGTTCCAGTatgtaatgggtatattacagcTCAGGCGTACGACTGCAGTGTTTGAATAGTACAGTCACTGTCGTTCCAGTatgtaatgggtatattacagcTCAGGCGTACGACTACAATGTTTGAATAGTACAGTCACTGTCGTTCCAGTatgtaatgggtatattacagcTCAGGCGTACGACTGCAGTGTTTGAATAGTACAGTCACTGTCGTTCCAGTATGTAATGGGTATATTAAAGCTCAGGCGTACGACTGCAGTGTTTGAATAGTACAGTCACTGTCGTTCCAGTatgtaatgggtatattacagcTCAGGCGTACGACTGCAGTGTTTGAATAGTACAGTCACTGTCGTTCCAGTatgtaatgggtatattacagcTCAGGCGTACGACTGCAGTGTTTGAATAGTACAGTCACTGTCGTTCCAGTatgtaatgggtatattacagcTCAGGCGTACGACTGCAGTGTTTGAATAGTACAGTCACTGTCGTTCCAGTatgtaatgggtatattacagcTCAGGCGTACGACTGCAGTGTTTGAATAGTACAGTCACTGTCGTTCCAGTATGTAATGGGTATATTAAAGCTCAGGCGTACGACTGCAGTGTTTGAATAGTACAGTCACTGTCGTTCCAGTatgtaatgggtatattacagcTCAGGCGTACGACTGCAGTGTTTGAATAGTACAGTCACTGTCGTTCCAGTatgtaatgggtatattacagcTCAGGCGTACGACTGCAGTGTTTGAATAGTACAGTCACTGTCGTTCCAGTatgtaatgggtatattacagcTCAGGCGTACGGCTACAATATGTGTTATTGACAGTTCTGTGACTTCACTATGacttttgtgtgttttacagCTTTGTCATGGGACTATGCGGACGAAGCCCTGTACTACATCATTTCCAGCAGTCCGCCACAGATCTGGGATATGGACCCGGTAATCGATTACAAACCGCAAGTTTAATTGATGGTGCTATTTGCTACACCTAGTCTGATTAACCTATGAACGTTGGATGTATTTTAATtgactattttttattatttgaagcAAATCCcattttatcaaacattcaaTAGGGATTATGGATGTTTTTGGTATTAAAAGGTCAAATGGATACGTAATTGTCCCAGTGCATTGCCAATTCAATTCAAGATGAGGCTGTTGTTACAATGTATGTAACATGTAAGCAGCGTATAAACAAGATGGTGACTTTGGTATTTATTATACTCCAAATGCAAATGATTTACTGTATAGGTTTGTTGGCGAAAGAAATAGTTTTGTCCGTCTTTTGGTCGTAAATAATCATTcatgtattgacatttaacTTGACCACTTAGGTAAGTTTAATGTTACTTATATTCACATGTGTGTTTTTGTAGAACGACCCTCAGCACGTGACGATGGTTCACCAAGCAAAGACGGGAGAGAACCCTCACAACATGGTCGTCGTTCCCCACCTACAGTAAGCACATCTTTGTCTTGTTGCATAATTTTCGACTTTAATAAATCAAGATTCTGTTTACGAACCCTGCGCGAATCAATACCGTCTTAAAACACTGTTGTATAAACGAAATCCAACGCCGGTCACGTTTGTTAAaactttatatgtattttactACGTAAAACAAGTTACAAcctatattaatcactctcgttggcacaatttTGCGCGAGATTGGGGTCTTGTGGGGGGGGGAAGCCGGAGCATCCGGACGACATCCACCTGTCCTTTTTGGTGACCACATCCCAAACCCGCATGCACTCAGGCCGGAAATCGAGCCCGGGCCGCACAGGTGATAATCGAGTGCGCTAACCCGACGTTTGTTGTGTCACGCTGCCGGGTCATTTTACGGCACTGTCGTTGATCTGTGTTGATTTATGTACTGATTGTACACTTAACGACGAGAGAAAgtgtacagttttgcatttcCATTATCCTCCGAATACTTCTCTTAAGGGAGGGGGATTTCTACTTGAGGAATCCATATGTATTGCTATTCGAACATTTTCTTCTTGCGAGTCGTGCTCTGTATGGTTTCTCATGTTTTCCCGAAAATTGCATTACTCCAAAAAAAGCTTCAtttctctcttttttctttttcataaaatatattcataaaaaacaaacatgagggTGGGGTGTAGAGCGCTCCACCAAACATGCATCAAGAAAACACATTAGCAAAACTAACTGGAACATATACATACaggtacaaaatatttttagaaaatatttctctttttaGACAAACATAATGAGCAGATTTTTTATTCGTACTGGCGTAAATTTCAACAGGcattaacagtgtgtgtataccacgtgataaagtgcgtcataaatgctacgtcggaaggcaacattttgcttcgaattaagactttaaacaaagataacttcaacATTTCTTCACCATTCACCGCTTatggagccccgccttcggtcttttactagaACTTggttgagagtttagtttcttaaaacacttcgacataccttttcacaatacggccgtctgacggagcactgtcaaaatattattttggagacaggtttgtcgaagtgtttgtggaaactaatcacctaatcaaacacCGGTAATGAAACGAATGcagggctctgtaagcggcatagactgcattttgtttcatttaaaatgctgtagtaaaagaaaagatatctttgatttaagtcttcattttaaccaaaatattgccttccgacgtagcatatatgacgtaattgatcacgtggtatacacacactgttaaatTTATCGGGTTAGTTTAAAAAAGTGGTCGGCTAATGattatgacgtcatcaaatCATAGCAACACTCCTGCAGAAACGATTTAATCcagttgcatatatatatatatatattatatatatatatatatatatatatatatatatatatatatatatatatatatatatatatatatgacccTCGATATATCGGCAATATTTGCGACATACACTAAAGACCAACAAATTCAAAAGTGTTGCTTTCTTTTGTCTCAGTCTATATAGTTGGAAGGAAATaggaaatatattaatttatgcTTATATAATTCTACATTGATCATTATGTGGAGAACATTAAGACACATAAATGGTAATTGCAGCGAAGGGTTCTGGATCAGCGGTGGCAGTGACCTAGAGTACGCGGAGCTGGGTTCCAGATTCGACGTCGAGATAAAAACCGTCAACCTACAATACCCTCTTAAAAACCCGTCAAAACTCGTACACGACGTGAAATATGACTTGTAAGTTTATATCCTTATATAAGTAAGAATAAATGTGCTCATTGTCAGTACCTTGCGATGGTTTCGGGTGTACATATCGTAttctaatatatttatagtttggTTAATCATAATCAATAATCATGCATGATggttgcaataaaatattgcatatttcataaattaagTCTGAAAAATCCACTCAAATTGCCTTGTTGATTtcaaacttgaaaatatatcattcgACGTCATAAAACCGCGATACGTTGGCTTTTCTGTTTCACGCCCCATGTCCGTATTTCAGGCTGTTCGCTGTAGTGGAGGGACTGACGGACGGTGGACACACGGATCTGTACAGTATCTACTACAACGGAACCATGTCAGACTACATGTTCAGTGACCGACATATAGAGGACATCGTTATATATAATGTGAGAAACTTTCTTTGTTAAATTAATAGTACATAGATAATCATACTACTTACGTCTTGGACAATTTCTATTGTTTTTGACTTACAGTCGAAATCATATATGATGAATGCGTctacttttttaatttagtcCTTAGCGTACCTTGAAATACATTAAGTGGATCCAATACATGAATTATTGTTCGGTTCTCCTCTAGGAATATGCGGTGTTAGTTCACCGACAGGGTAACGCGTACATACTGAAGACGTCCGACCTGGGACTCACCCTGCCACTTTACAACTCCGTAGAGCAGGGCCAGATAACCGGGGTGGAGAACATCACCGCCATCAAAATCTTAGACCTCGAAGCACTACAGCCACCAGAGCCACGTGAGTCAATGTAGACATGCTTCGTATGATATTATGATGCACCATTCATTCAGCTGTTtcgtttacaaataaatgtcaatatttttcctCTTAATCGACTATGAAAAAACTAACGAGCGTTCGAATGAGATTGCGGAGCTAGGATTTTTCTTTCTCATGTTATGATTCCATTTGGGAGTATACAATACTCTCTAACTATATAACAACTAACAATTGATGACCTTATACTGTTCATATATTATACAGGCCAGTGCGACCAGACGTCGTACGGCGGTTGTGATCATATCTGTGTTCCGGACTACACCAGCGGAACCCCCACCTGCGAGTGTTATGTCGGGTACCAGAAAGCACAAGATGGCACGTGTAAAACACGTGAGTGGTGGaattaatttaaatagttcGTTTGTCCTTTAGTTAATACAAAGGTTAAGATCGCTTGAAACAGAGGGACAGACACGCTAAGAATATGAGGAATTTACAAATTCTCTCGTTATGAGTTTGATGCTTTAGTTGGCGGCTTGTCACTCAGCCGGAGGGTTAGAGTagtctagtggtttaggtgtccGCCGCagaccaaagaggttgtgggttctatcCCCAGCTTCTCGTGGCCTCTTAAAAtggacacaagtactggttttgcccaggaaacagactcgagCGTGATTTTATCAGCTGCCAGCCGACCGCAATACCGTGTAGCATCGTGCAAACTAATGGTACTAGTATAATGCTGTGTAAGAGTGTGTCACTGCAGTcggttttttgtttttttctaccaCCATTCCACTGATCACTTAACACTTGTTTACACAAAGTTATACCTAGGTGTGTGTTACAGAGCCCGTGAGTGACAACTTTATCTTGGTGACTGACTACACGTACAACCAGATCTTCCAGGTGTCACTGGGGGCAACCACACAAGCCGTGGCAGTACCGTAAGTCACCCAGGCATTTATGTTCTTATATTTACCCATAGCTTACAAGCCTTACATTATATAATTGAAGTTGCTGTAGTTATTGGCGTTGTACTGTATGTACTTTATGTTGTGGCTGTTGTTTATAACGCTCGACTTTAAAACTCGCGGTCGTTTCAATAAAGTTGTCCGaacttcaataatcttaaatctgaaTAAACGTctcattgatatttttatttcttgaaattcaTTTATATGTAGAAAAACACGAAAGTATGActctaagataatttcaatttacgactaaaatcgacTTCAGATTTTTACTGAAACGGCGCAGAGGACCACAGTCGTATACAAAGATGTCGATTTCATAATCAATCCAAACacctttgtgaaaaaaacttttgaataaATTCCATATGCCGTTATGCAACACTAAATAATATAAACTGAACTTAAACGGTGTTctataaacattcaaattccGATTAAGACCACCGTCAACCAACCCTTCCCGTCTCCCGTAGTGTTCCCGATTTGGGACGGAATGCTGTGATCGAGTGACCTTCTTCAGACCATACTCCTTTGTTTCATCTCCCATCCCGCTTATCTCCTTGTTAACCCTACCACCACCTTATCTGCCATAGGGTTCCCGACCTTGGACGGCCGGACGGCGTGTTGTGGGACCACACCCGGGGTCTCGTCCTCTGGTCCACCGACCGATCCCGCAGCGTCTACTCCGCTAACCTGGACGGCTCCGATCAGCGCGTCTTCGCCGAGCTGAGTGAGTGCTTGTTACCTTGAATAGAGATTCATCAAATACAGACACATACATCCCTAACATCTTATCTATTTGATTTAAAGCAACGAATTTTgacttacaaatatttttttgtaatatgcGCATGAAGAAACGGATTTTGTAACACCTTTGTTCATTAGGTTCCAAAGTTTTTGGTTACCATTTCATTTTTAGCGGAGCTGATCGCCAAGCCAGACCGGATCGCCATCGAGCCGACGACAGGGAACGTGTACTTCACGGCGGTGTCGGACTTCTCGTCGGAGCTACAGGACTCCATGATCGGTGTGTTCAACGGAAACGGAAGTAACGCCGTCGTCGTGTGGGAAGGTCACCAGCCGCGAGACATTGTCCTCGACTCTAGTGAGGGGTGCGTCGCATACAGCAAACATTGAACATTGACTCGTTTCCTGCAATGAATATTATTCAGCTACTGTTGGCTTGTAGTGGATTTAATAACTATATGAGGTTTAGTATGACAATGTAAATGTTGTGTGAGTGTTGTGTTGTTTGATACTCCACGTCCGTCTCGTTTCTAATTGCAAATCTTCATCAAGATGTCGATCGGTCAAACTGCATTAATAATTGAACCTTTTTTGTTATCAGGGTAATGTTCTGGACGGATTTCGGGAGCTCGGCACCGGGCATCTACAAGGCAAATATGGATGGCGGCAACCATAAGGAGATCATCCACAACGACATCGTCTGGCCAAACGGCCTCGCAATCGACCATCAAGGTAACTAGTGCTCCAAACATTTTCCTTCAAGAAATGTTTCGTTTTTCACGAACCATGTCTTCCACGACGTGAACTCTGAGATTAAACTATAAAATACTTGTTCTTATACCTGGTAATTGTCTATCATAATAACACCGTTCATGAACCTATAAGATGATACACAATAACCTTAATGTTATTTCTGATTTTGGGTACACTACATATATGTGTGTAAACTATACATATTTAGACCATGTTAGATACATTAAGTAAGAAGCAGGTTTAGAAACGTATACTTTTATTAGAAGCgttagttttatatatttgaataccTCTCGAAAACATCAACGTGATGCCTTCAACAAGCTTTAGTTAACACAAACACTTGTATTCCACATAATCCCCCAGCCCAGCGTATTTACTGGACAGATGGATTCCTAGACAGGATCTACTCGACCAACTACGAGGGGGAGGACCGGACGTTGGTCCGCCAGCTGCCGCGACAGTCCCACCTGATGGATATAGAACTGGTAGACGACTACCTGTACTTCACAGACATATACAAGAGGTGTGAAATAACGCGTTAAGTTAAATGTTCTATTGTCAGTTAGCCTAGTTCGGAATGAGCTGGTACTGCTTGTAATTACACACGCAATTGAACCATATGCTCACGCATATTTTTAATGGGCCGTATGACAAATTGGCGGGAACGATTTAAAACATAACCTTCTGTTATGATCTGTATTTCAAACACTACTTCAGGCATGGAACAAAATCATCGTTAGTTTGGGGAAAATAACTTTAGACAATAGAATAACTTAACTTCCTTCCTCCATGTTTTCAGGCAGGTGCAACGAATGCGGAAGAGCGGCGAGGGGGCACTCGAGTCCGTGGGACCGATGGAGATGGGCAACCTCCAGTCCATGTACATCTTCCGATCCACCGCCACTCTACCAAGTATGCATTAGCTCAATAAAACATCGCTTACTTCTCGACTTTTGCGATGTTACGTTTTCTtatgtcaaatatataatactGCAATAATGACTGCTTGGCGTTTTATTCCAAATATGTAACCTTTAACATGTTTGTCACAGAGAGCAGCGCATGTGCAGAGGACAACGGTGGCTGTTCTGACTTTTGCTTCCCGGCTCCTGGTGGCCAGCGGACGTGCGGCTGTAACTGGTACACCTCCCTCCTAGCAGACGGCAAGACTTGCGAAAACGGTAAGGTCATTTTGCGTTAGTCTTTATGAGAAACACGCTCTCGTATCACGCGAAAAAACGTTCTATACTTACTGAATCATTAATGGATGTTTTCTGTTGCTTCTATTATATTCATACAAGTTCATAAACATGCCAACGaaacatttcatacagtacCCCGCTGTCCCGTCAAAATTCCGAATGGTGTGATTGTGGAGGACTCTTCCTGTGTACGTGCGCCGGGCCACGCATGCGCATTCAACTGCTCCGCCTCCTACACGGCACGGGCGGACGTGGGCTTGATCACGTGTACCGAAAACGTGGACGAGGACGGAAAGCTAATGTGGGACGTGCAAGATCCGTGTGAAGGTATTTTGTGTACTGATATTCTCAGTTAAAAAAGAGAAACagatattgacacaaaataGTTCAAACCTATGTTCCGGTTATGTGGGAGCTATATATTGTGTTTCATGGAGCTCTATGCATATTCGGCCACTGCAATACATGAGGTTGGTGTTCATATAtctttcttgtttttctttttagaGATACAATGCCCTTACTTCATAGACAACGGCCAGGTGAACTCGACTTGCTCGATGCGACCTGGTGCGCTTTGCACGTTCGACTGCAACGCCGGATTCCAGCCCGCCATGGGTGCCCGCCACGTCATGTGCCTGCGGGAGGGGACATGGAACGCCACCAGCCGCAACCAACCCTTGTGTATAGGTAAAATAAAACCGAATGTAGTAAATGATAGTCCATGGATGTTTAGCGAAGATATTTAGTCATTGTTTGGTGAGGTCAAGGTGGTTGGCCGTGTTACCTcatgctttaaatgtttaaatatttggtcTCCTTGTTGAACATGTTAATAACTACATTTTTCAGCTT contains:
- the LOC128244510 gene encoding low-density lipoprotein receptor-related protein 2-like; amino-acid sequence: MTFVCFTALSWDYADEALYYIISSSPPQIWDMDPNDPQHVTMVHQAKTGENPHNMVVVPHLHEGFWISGGSDLEYAELGSRFDVEIKTVNLQYPLKNPSKLVHDVKYDLLFAVVEGLTDGGHTDLYSIYYNGTMSDYMFSDRHIEDIVIYNEYAVLVHRQGNAYILKTSDLGLTLPLYNSVEQGQITGVENITAIKILDLEALQPPEPRQCDQTSYGGCDHICVPDYTSGTPTCECYVGYQKAQDGTCKTQPVSDNFILVTDYTYNQIFQVSLGATTQAVAVPVPDLGRPDGVLWDHTRGLVLWSTDRSRSVYSANLDGSDQRVFAELTELIAKPDRIAIEPTTGNVYFTAVSDFSSELQDSMIGVFNGNGSNAVVVWEGHQPRDIVLDSSEGVMFWTDFGSSAPGIYKANMDGGNHKEIIHNDIVWPNGLAIDHQAQRIYWTDGFLDRIYSTNYEGEDRTLVRQLPRQSHLMDIELVDDYLYFTDIYKRQVQRMRKSGEGALESVGPMEMGNLQSMYIFRSTATLPKSSACAEDNGGCSDFCFPAPGGQRTCGCNWYTSLLADGKTCENVPRCPVKIPNGVIVEDSSCVRAPGHACAFNCSASYTARADVGLITCTENVDEDGKLMWDVQDPCEEIQCPYFIDNGQVNSTCSMRPGALCTFDCNAGFQPAMGARHVMCLREGTWNATSRNQPLCIEIVRSEQLIADGSKKAAIGVGVGVGIAVLIVIIIVVLFLLYRLGKLSVPFRKKDASNGSSFENPRYRENNVDLQPVGTPEAGNGFGYSNLAEDKADLTQESWRRTQQAAPGNTYDNNVPKR